From the genome of Pseudomonas sp. Teo4, one region includes:
- a CDS encoding LysR substrate-binding domain-containing protein, whose translation MRRQLNGQMFVWLHVFSCAARHLSFTRCAQELHITPGAVSQQMRQLEERLGYQLFLRRARGVELSAEGQRLAQTVAEAYGSIEAELLRLDAGEIRGTLRVRSIPSFLAKWLTPRLPRFQQRYPDIELRLVAEDSAQALNPDDFDLAIDLNDGSYPGMLSTPLLDEQIFPVCSPALLRGRPPLHGPADLVHYPLLHDITAWRGSSEYAEWEFYLDGIGAGGLDVRRGHTFNRNHLTIEAAIAGIGVAIARRTLLNDELERGALIVPFGVPIANHKRYVLHYPPGGLSQPGARAVHDWLVEEAQGFRTLHPLHVQD comes from the coding sequence ATGCGACGACAACTCAATGGCCAGATGTTTGTCTGGCTGCACGTATTTTCCTGTGCAGCCCGACACCTGTCATTCACCCGCTGCGCCCAGGAGCTGCATATCACCCCTGGTGCCGTCAGCCAGCAGATGCGCCAGCTTGAAGAGCGCCTCGGCTACCAGTTGTTCCTGCGCCGAGCACGGGGGGTGGAACTGAGCGCCGAGGGGCAGCGTCTGGCCCAGACCGTGGCCGAAGCTTATGGCAGCATCGAGGCCGAGTTGCTGCGCCTGGACGCAGGGGAGATTCGTGGCACCTTGCGCGTGCGCTCGATTCCTTCGTTCCTGGCCAAGTGGCTGACCCCTCGCCTGCCGCGCTTCCAGCAGCGCTACCCGGATATCGAACTGCGCCTGGTGGCCGAGGACAGCGCCCAGGCCTTGAATCCGGACGACTTCGACCTGGCCATCGACCTGAACGACGGCAGCTACCCTGGCATGCTGTCGACGCCCTTGCTGGACGAGCAGATATTCCCGGTCTGCTCACCCGCGCTGCTGCGAGGGCGCCCACCGCTGCACGGGCCGGCGGACCTGGTGCACTACCCGCTGCTGCACGACATCACCGCCTGGCGCGGCAGTTCGGAATATGCCGAGTGGGAGTTCTATCTGGACGGCATCGGTGCTGGCGGACTGGATGTGCGCCGCGGCCATACATTCAACCGCAACCACCTGACCATCGAAGCGGCAATTGCTGGCATTGGGGTGGCCATCGCGAGGCGAACCCTGCTCAACGATGAACTGGAACGCGGTGCGCTGATCGTGCCGTTCGGTGTGCCGATCGCCAACCACAAGCGCTATGTGCTGCATTACCCACCGGGAGGTCTCAGCCAGCCTGGGGCACGGGCGGTGCATGACTGGCTTGTGGAGGAAGCCCAAGGGTTCCGTACGCTCCACCCTCTGCATGTACAGGATTGA
- a CDS encoding L-serine ammonia-lyase gives MAISVFDLFKIGIGPSSSHTVGPMRAAATFAQALREQGLLTQVRRVEVRLYGSLSATGVGHATDRACLLGLMGQWPDRIDPATIEPRIGQLMQEQCLMLDGSYPLVFQYTRDMLLLDESLPYHPNAMTLEAQGEQGLLFSQTYYSIGGGFIVEQGEIDAPQDSADGVTLPYEFSSAEQLLALCKAHGLSVSQLMMANERAWRSEEDVRQGLLGIWSAMRECVDNGLRNEGILPGGLKVKRRAARLHRSLQELGKPNVIGSTLSAMEWVNLFALAVNEENAAGGRMVTAPTNGAAGIIPAVLHYYMKFNAEACDDDVVAFLLAAAAVGILCKKNASISGAEVGCQGEVGSACSMAAAGLAEVLGATPPQLENAAEIALEHNLGLTCDPVGGLVQVPCIERNAIAAVKAINAVQMALRGDGEHFISLDRVIRTMRDTGADMHANYKETSRGGLAVAFVEC, from the coding sequence ATGGCTATCAGTGTTTTCGACCTATTCAAAATCGGCATCGGCCCGTCCAGCTCCCACACCGTAGGCCCGATGCGGGCGGCGGCAACCTTTGCCCAGGCCCTGCGTGAGCAAGGCCTGCTGACGCAGGTTCGAAGGGTGGAAGTGCGCCTTTACGGTTCGCTGTCGGCTACGGGCGTGGGCCATGCCACCGACCGTGCGTGCCTGCTTGGCCTGATGGGCCAATGGCCGGACCGTATCGACCCGGCTACGATCGAGCCGCGTATCGGGCAGTTGATGCAGGAGCAATGCCTGATGCTCGATGGCAGCTACCCGCTGGTGTTCCAATACACTCGCGACATGCTGTTGCTGGACGAGAGTCTGCCCTATCACCCCAATGCCATGACCCTGGAAGCGCAGGGTGAACAAGGTCTGTTGTTCAGTCAGACCTACTATTCGATTGGCGGCGGCTTCATCGTTGAACAGGGCGAGATCGATGCACCGCAAGACAGCGCCGATGGCGTGACCTTGCCCTACGAGTTCTCCAGTGCCGAACAGCTGCTGGCCTTGTGCAAGGCCCATGGCCTGAGTGTCAGCCAGTTGATGATGGCCAACGAGCGCGCCTGGCGTTCCGAGGAGGACGTGCGCCAGGGCCTGTTGGGTATCTGGTCGGCCATGCGTGAGTGTGTCGACAACGGCCTGCGCAATGAAGGGATCCTGCCCGGTGGGTTGAAAGTGAAGCGCCGCGCCGCACGCCTGCACCGCAGTTTGCAGGAGCTGGGCAAGCCCAACGTCATTGGCTCGACCTTGAGTGCCATGGAGTGGGTGAACCTGTTTGCCCTGGCGGTAAACGAAGAGAATGCCGCGGGCGGGCGCATGGTCACCGCACCCACCAACGGTGCGGCGGGGATCATCCCAGCAGTGCTGCACTACTACATGAAGTTCAACGCCGAAGCCTGCGACGATGACGTAGTGGCGTTTCTGCTGGCTGCAGCCGCAGTTGGCATCCTGTGCAAGAAGAACGCGTCGATCTCGGGGGCCGAGGTTGGCTGTCAGGGGGAGGTGGGCTCGGCGTGCTCGATGGCTGCTGCCGGCCTTGCCGAGGTGCTTGGCGCCACACCGCCGCAGCTGGAGAACGCTGCCGAGATTGCCCTGGAGCACAATCTGGGTCTGACCTGCGACCCAGTCGGCGGATTGGTCCAGGTGCCTTGCATCGAGCGCAACGCGATTGCTGCCGTCAAGGCGATCAATGCCGTGCAGATGGCTCTGCGTGGCGATGGCGAGCACTTCATCTCGCTCGACCGGGTGATCCGCACCATGCGTGACACCGGCGCCGACATGCATGCCAACTACAAGGAAACTTCGCGCGGTGGCTTGGCGGTCGCGTTCGTCGAGTGTTGA
- a CDS encoding DUF1842 domain-containing protein yields MAIGLFHTRLNVSNGLLGAPTLTLDLLVNTVTKKVSGRAQASQATYPVQVFNAHVWGDYSELQFTPAGAPSIVLSLDGSPSGPLSQIAQTFHLHGLVDAQWNNGTASYRYFSNGHWVDQHGRVRKAPDVTHQEQQQPAQRLRNAINLLQGL; encoded by the coding sequence ATGGCAATCGGACTGTTCCATACCCGCCTGAATGTCAGCAACGGTTTGCTCGGGGCACCAACCCTGACCCTCGACCTGCTGGTCAATACCGTGACCAAGAAAGTCAGCGGCAGGGCTCAGGCATCGCAGGCCACCTACCCGGTACAGGTGTTCAATGCCCACGTCTGGGGTGACTACAGCGAGCTCCAGTTCACCCCGGCCGGCGCGCCGTCGATCGTCCTCAGCCTTGATGGCAGCCCCAGCGGCCCGCTCAGTCAGATCGCGCAGACGTTCCATCTACATGGGCTGGTCGATGCCCAATGGAACAACGGCACGGCCAGCTACCGCTACTTCAGCAATGGCCATTGGGTCGATCAGCACGGGCGGGTGCGCAAGGCACCGGATGTCACCCACCAGGAACAGCAGCAGCCGGCGCAGCGCCTGAGGAACGCGATCAACTTGCTGCAAGGCCTGTAG
- a CDS encoding DUF1842 domain-containing protein has protein sequence MSEALLAPSVGLFPVSYQIGNNAPGAPRLQLDLLVYTPDRTVNGTAQISQTTNPPLDVHEEVWGSYSYLTVQPPSEGKILLTVQGNQGGPHANSPVQFKLRALLEENWQRGVADFEYFNGQRWVSVDNVPVVLEAQRIQQLANVDLQTELHKATLEAVIANGDGGQLKQLAGSAVGKALDQAIASTKTPAAKAAKKA, from the coding sequence ATGTCTGAAGCACTGCTCGCACCCTCGGTAGGGCTGTTCCCGGTGTCCTACCAAATCGGTAACAACGCACCCGGCGCACCGCGCCTGCAACTGGACCTGCTGGTCTACACCCCTGACCGCACCGTGAATGGCACGGCGCAGATCTCGCAAACCACCAACCCACCGCTGGATGTGCATGAGGAGGTGTGGGGCAGCTACAGCTACCTGACGGTGCAGCCACCGAGCGAAGGCAAGATCCTGCTCACCGTCCAGGGTAACCAGGGTGGGCCGCATGCCAACTCACCGGTGCAATTCAAGCTCAGGGCGCTGCTCGAAGAAAACTGGCAACGCGGCGTGGCTGACTTCGAATACTTCAATGGGCAACGCTGGGTGAGCGTGGACAATGTGCCGGTGGTGCTGGAGGCCCAGCGCATCCAGCAACTGGCCAATGTCGACCTGCAAACCGAGCTGCACAAGGCGACGCTGGAGGCGGTCATCGCCAACGGCGACGGTGGACAGCTCAAGCAACTGGCCGGCAGTGCCGTGGGCAAGGCCCTCGACCAGGCCATCGCATCGACCAAGACCCCGGCCGCCAAGGCCGCCAAGAAAGCCTGA
- a CDS encoding type II toxin-antitoxin system RelE/ParE family toxin: MEVLKRKEFARWQVTHKLTDSMLCQAVDEMRKGLVDASLGGELYKKRVAGCGVGKRGGYRTLLSVRVGSRYVFLHGFAKSDKANITAEEQKALQFAGKVFLKLCPVSLRRALRAGVLMEVCCEQQNCRIVA, translated from the coding sequence ATGGAAGTTCTAAAGCGCAAGGAATTCGCGCGTTGGCAAGTGACGCACAAGTTGACTGACAGCATGTTGTGCCAAGCGGTGGACGAGATGCGCAAGGGCTTGGTGGATGCCAGCCTGGGTGGTGAGCTGTACAAGAAGCGTGTCGCCGGGTGTGGCGTTGGCAAGCGGGGTGGTTATCGAACTTTGCTCTCGGTTCGTGTTGGCAGTCGGTACGTGTTTCTGCATGGGTTCGCCAAAAGCGACAAGGCCAACATTACGGCGGAAGAACAAAAGGCGCTGCAGTTCGCGGGCAAGGTGTTTCTCAAGCTGTGTCCCGTGTCACTTAGACGAGCATTGCGAGCGGGTGTGTTGATGGAGGTCTGCTGTGAGCAGCAAAATTGTAGAATCGTTGCGTGA
- a CDS encoding DNA-binding transcriptional regulator, translating into MSSKIVESLREDLAALHDAGAVSKVTLRDFEMLCPAPVRNFSALDIRRLREALNFSQSVFALHLHTSASTVRKWEQGETRPAGPALKLLNVIAVKGLQAIL; encoded by the coding sequence GTGAGCAGCAAAATTGTAGAATCGTTGCGTGAGGACCTGGCAGCTCTTCACGATGCAGGGGCCGTGAGCAAGGTTACGCTCCGGGATTTTGAAATGCTTTGCCCAGCGCCGGTGAGGAACTTCAGTGCGCTGGATATACGCCGTTTGAGAGAGGCCCTGAACTTCAGCCAGTCAGTGTTCGCCCTGCACCTGCATACAAGTGCATCGACCGTGCGCAAATGGGAGCAAGGTGAGACGCGACCGGCAGGGCCGGCTTTGAAGTTACTGAACGTCATCGCAGTCAAAGGGTTGCAAGCTATTCTTTAG
- a CDS encoding FAD-binding oxidoreductase, translating into MPFDTQHTASYYAATARDATHYPSLDGELSADVCVVGGGLTGVNTALELAERGLSVVLLEGRRIGWGASGRNGGQLIRGIGHDVSGFARYVGQDGVRYLQQAGIESVALVARRIEQYAIACDLRWGFCELANTPAQFAAFKEEQEDLAALGYRHETRLVGPERIREIVASDQYAGGLVDMGSGHLHPLDLVQGEARVAHGLGVRIFEQSPVLRIEHGPTVTLHTARGKVRAHSLVLGCNAHLDELEPRLSGKVLPAGSYVVATEPLPEAVASQLIPQNMALCDQKVGLDYYRLTADRRLLFGGACHYSGRDPKDISAYMRPKVLKVFPQLADVRIDYQWGGMIGITANRFPQVGRLSQHPNVFYAQGYSGHGLNVTHWTAKLLAEGIAVGHSQGLDVFSAVPHLTFPGGKALRSPLLALGMLWYRLREALG; encoded by the coding sequence ATGCCTTTCGATACCCAACATACCGCGTCGTACTACGCCGCCACGGCGCGCGACGCCACGCACTACCCAAGCCTCGACGGCGAACTCAGCGCCGACGTGTGCGTGGTCGGCGGCGGCCTGACCGGGGTCAACACCGCGCTGGAACTGGCAGAGCGCGGACTCTCGGTGGTGCTGCTGGAGGGCCGCCGGATTGGCTGGGGCGCCAGCGGGCGTAACGGCGGCCAACTGATCCGTGGCATTGGCCATGACGTCAGCGGCTTTGCCCGCTACGTCGGCCAGGACGGCGTGCGTTACCTGCAGCAGGCAGGCATCGAGTCGGTGGCTTTGGTGGCTCGCCGCATCGAGCAATACGCCATTGCCTGTGACCTGCGCTGGGGCTTCTGCGAACTGGCCAATACCCCCGCGCAGTTCGCTGCCTTCAAGGAGGAACAAGAAGACCTCGCCGCCCTCGGCTATCGCCATGAAACCCGCCTGGTCGGGCCCGAGCGAATTCGCGAGATCGTCGCCAGCGATCAGTATGCCGGCGGCCTGGTCGACATGGGCTCAGGCCACCTGCACCCACTCGATCTGGTCCAGGGCGAGGCACGTGTGGCCCATGGCCTGGGCGTGCGCATCTTCGAGCAAAGCCCGGTGCTGCGCATCGAGCATGGCCCTACCGTGACCCTGCACACTGCCCGCGGCAAGGTCCGGGCACACAGCCTGGTGCTTGGCTGCAATGCCCACCTCGATGAACTGGAACCGCGCCTGAGCGGCAAGGTACTACCGGCCGGCAGCTATGTGGTGGCGACTGAACCGTTACCGGAAGCCGTCGCCAGCCAGCTGATCCCGCAGAACATGGCGCTGTGCGACCAGAAAGTCGGCCTGGACTACTACCGCCTCACCGCCGACCGCCGCCTGCTGTTCGGCGGAGCCTGCCACTACTCCGGGCGCGACCCCAAGGACATCAGCGCCTACATGCGACCGAAGGTGCTCAAGGTATTCCCGCAACTGGCGGATGTGCGCATCGACTACCAGTGGGGCGGCATGATCGGCATCACCGCCAACCGTTTCCCCCAGGTGGGGCGGCTGAGCCAGCACCCCAACGTGTTCTACGCCCAAGGCTATTCTGGGCACGGGCTGAACGTGACCCACTGGACAGCGAAGTTGCTGGCCGAAGGCATCGCGGTTGGCCATAGCCAGGGCCTGGATGTGTTCAGCGCGGTGCCACACCTCACCTTCCCAGGCGGCAAGGCGCTGCGTTCGCCACTGCTGGCGCTGGGGATGTTGTGGTACAGGTTGCGAGAGGCTTTGGGTTAG
- a CDS encoding polyamine ABC transporter substrate-binding protein, translating into MRHLQSLIPAAFTLLFAAAAQAQPTVSVYNWTDYIGDTTLADFQASSGVKVVYDVFDSNETLEGKLLAGRTGYDVVVPSNHFLARQAKAGAFLPLDRSKLPNFKHLDPKLLKQLEQNDPGNQYAVPYLWGTNGIGYNVDKVKAALGIDKVDSWAVLFDPENLKKLKQCGVAFMDSPDELFPAVLNYLGMDPRSENPKDYEKAEALLLELRPYITYFHSSKYVSDLANGDVCVAFGYSGDVFQAANRAVEAKNGVKVAYSIPKEGSNLWFDLLAIPKDANNPEQALAFINYLLDPQVIAKVSATVGYANANPEAKAYMDESLVNNPEVYPPQEVLDKLYVSSTPSPKIMRVMTRSWSKIKSNR; encoded by the coding sequence ATGCGTCATTTGCAGTCCCTGATCCCCGCAGCATTCACCCTGCTGTTCGCAGCGGCCGCCCAGGCCCAGCCCACCGTCAGCGTGTACAACTGGACCGACTACATCGGCGACACCACCCTTGCAGACTTCCAGGCCAGCAGTGGCGTCAAGGTGGTCTATGACGTCTTCGACTCCAACGAAACCCTCGAAGGCAAGCTGCTGGCAGGCCGCACCGGCTATGACGTGGTGGTGCCCTCGAACCACTTCCTCGCACGCCAGGCCAAAGCCGGCGCTTTCCTGCCGCTTGATCGCAGCAAATTGCCTAATTTCAAACACTTGGACCCCAAACTGCTCAAACAGCTTGAGCAGAACGACCCCGGCAACCAGTACGCGGTACCGTATCTGTGGGGCACCAACGGCATCGGCTACAACGTCGACAAGGTCAAGGCTGCGCTCGGCATCGACAAAGTCGACTCCTGGGCCGTGCTGTTCGACCCCGAGAACCTGAAGAAGCTCAAGCAATGTGGCGTGGCGTTCATGGACTCGCCAGATGAGTTGTTCCCGGCCGTGCTCAACTACCTGGGCATGGACCCGCGCAGCGAAAACCCGAAAGACTACGAAAAGGCCGAAGCCCTGTTGCTGGAACTGCGCCCCTACATCACCTACTTCCATTCATCCAAGTACGTTTCCGACCTGGCCAATGGCGACGTCTGCGTGGCCTTTGGCTACTCCGGCGACGTCTTCCAGGCCGCCAACCGCGCCGTCGAAGCCAAGAACGGCGTCAAAGTCGCCTACAGCATCCCCAAAGAAGGCAGCAACCTGTGGTTCGACCTGCTGGCCATTCCCAAGGACGCCAACAACCCGGAACAGGCCCTGGCTTTCATCAACTACCTGCTCGACCCGCAAGTGATCGCCAAGGTCAGCGCTACGGTCGGCTACGCCAACGCCAACCCTGAAGCCAAGGCCTACATGGACGAGTCACTGGTCAACAACCCCGAGGTCTACCCGCCACAGGAGGTGCTCGACAAACTTTATGTGTCCAGCACGCCAAGCCCGAAGATCATGCGTGTGATGACCCGCTCCTGGAGCAAGATCAAGTCCAACCGCTGA
- a CDS encoding glutamine synthetase family protein translates to MNAPFDQLSTWLKEHRITEVECVISDLTGIARGKIAPTAKFLHERGMRLPESVLLQTVTGDYVDDDIYYSLLDAADIDMVCRPDPTAVYQIPWAIEPTAIVIHDTFDKLGNPIELSPRNVLKKVLKLYADKGWQPIVAPEMEFYLTQRCEDPDLPLQVPLGRSGRAESGRQSFSIDAANEFDPLFEDVYDWCEIQGLDLDTLIHEDGPAQMEINFRHGDALDLADQITVFKRTMREAALKHNVAATFMAKPITDEPGSAMHLHQSVVDIATGKPVFANEDGSMSELFLHHIGGLQKYIPKLLPMFAPNVNSFRRFLPDTSAPVNVEWGEENRTAGLRVPTSSPEAMRVENRLPGADANPYLAIAASLLCGYLGMIERIDPSAPVQGRAYERRNLRLPITIEDALQHMEDCETVQQYLGKQFVQGYVAVKRAEHENFKRVISSWEREFLLLSV, encoded by the coding sequence ATGAACGCCCCCTTCGATCAGCTGTCCACCTGGCTGAAAGAACACCGGATCACCGAAGTCGAATGCGTGATCAGCGACCTGACCGGCATTGCCCGCGGCAAGATCGCTCCGACCGCCAAGTTCCTCCACGAGCGCGGCATGCGCCTGCCAGAGAGTGTGCTGTTGCAGACGGTCACCGGCGACTATGTCGACGACGACATCTATTACAGCCTGCTCGATGCCGCTGACATCGACATGGTCTGCCGCCCCGACCCGACGGCGGTGTACCAGATCCCTTGGGCCATCGAACCCACCGCGATCGTGATCCACGACACGTTCGACAAGCTCGGTAACCCGATCGAACTGTCGCCGCGCAACGTGCTCAAGAAAGTGCTGAAACTCTACGCCGACAAAGGCTGGCAGCCGATCGTCGCACCCGAAATGGAGTTCTACCTGACCCAGCGTTGTGAAGACCCGGACTTGCCGCTGCAAGTGCCGCTGGGCCGTTCAGGCCGTGCCGAAAGTGGGCGCCAGTCGTTTTCCATTGACGCTGCCAACGAATTCGACCCGCTGTTCGAGGACGTCTACGACTGGTGCGAAATCCAAGGCCTGGACCTGGATACGCTGATCCACGAGGACGGCCCGGCGCAGATGGAGATCAACTTCCGCCATGGCGATGCCCTGGACCTGGCCGACCAGATCACCGTGTTCAAGCGCACCATGCGCGAAGCGGCGCTCAAGCACAACGTTGCCGCCACCTTCATGGCCAAGCCGATCACCGATGAACCAGGCAGTGCCATGCACCTGCACCAGAGCGTGGTCGACATCGCCACCGGCAAACCGGTGTTCGCCAATGAAGACGGCAGCATGAGCGAGTTGTTCCTGCACCACATCGGTGGTTTGCAGAAGTACATCCCCAAGCTGCTGCCGATGTTCGCACCGAACGTCAACTCGTTCCGCCGCTTCCTGCCCGACACCTCGGCACCGGTGAACGTCGAATGGGGCGAAGAAAACCGCACCGCCGGGCTGCGCGTGCCAACCTCCAGCCCAGAGGCCATGCGCGTGGAGAACCGCCTGCCGGGCGCAGACGCCAACCCGTACCTGGCGATTGCCGCGAGCCTGCTGTGTGGTTACCTGGGCATGATCGAGAGGATCGACCCAAGCGCCCCGGTACAGGGCCGCGCCTATGAGCGTCGCAACCTGCGCCTACCGATCACCATCGAGGACGCCCTGCAGCACATGGAAGACTGCGAGACCGTGCAGCAATACCTGGGCAAGCAGTTCGTCCAGGGCTATGTGGCGGTCAAGCGTGCCGAGCACGAGAACTTCAAGCGCGTGATCAGTTCATGGGAGCGTGAGTTCCTGCTGCTAAGTGTTTGA
- a CDS encoding helix-turn-helix domain-containing protein gives MTTPNALQVQAFNTSDVTEQVRATPGWQQQYRQMSPGHFSGQLRCLGLDGVEVYEERLNTRVEQFFTAPSGSLAFCFDRSENSLYLLNEQSRNIWITPENYQEVAVVFDQRFLSNHDLDPKRLEGLFMVPLGSGQNALFGSWLSATLTRLSQADCPLEGQALAEQLLEDCLFILDNACQRLQGGALGRRGEERAIMQRVSQWAADCPEETLNLMQLAAVAGVSLRQLQQAFKAFTGMAPAQWLRLRRLNGARRDLLRGGEVTVAEVAMRWSFWHLGRFSESYRQLFRELPSETLRRVKPIRGC, from the coding sequence GTGACAACGCCCAATGCCTTGCAGGTCCAGGCCTTCAACACCAGCGACGTAACCGAGCAGGTCCGCGCCACCCCTGGGTGGCAGCAGCAGTATCGGCAAATGTCGCCGGGGCACTTCAGCGGCCAGTTGCGCTGCCTTGGACTCGATGGCGTGGAGGTCTACGAAGAACGCCTGAATACCCGCGTCGAGCAGTTCTTCACGGCGCCGAGCGGATCGTTGGCGTTTTGCTTCGACCGTAGCGAAAACAGCCTCTACCTGCTCAACGAGCAAAGCCGCAACATCTGGATCACGCCGGAGAACTACCAGGAAGTGGCGGTGGTGTTCGACCAGCGCTTTCTCTCGAATCACGACCTGGACCCGAAGCGCCTGGAAGGGCTATTCATGGTGCCGCTGGGCAGCGGCCAGAATGCGCTGTTCGGCAGCTGGCTGAGCGCCACCCTTACGCGCCTGAGTCAGGCCGACTGCCCATTGGAGGGGCAGGCGCTGGCCGAGCAACTGCTGGAAGACTGCCTGTTCATCCTCGACAATGCCTGCCAGCGTTTGCAAGGCGGAGCCCTGGGGCGGCGCGGCGAGGAGCGGGCGATCATGCAACGCGTCAGTCAATGGGCGGCGGACTGCCCGGAGGAAACCCTGAACCTGATGCAACTGGCCGCAGTGGCGGGTGTGTCGCTGCGTCAGTTGCAGCAGGCGTTCAAGGCCTTCACTGGCATGGCGCCTGCGCAGTGGCTGCGCTTGCGCCGGCTCAATGGTGCACGGCGTGACTTGTTGCGTGGGGGTGAGGTGACGGTCGCCGAGGTTGCCATGCGCTGGTCGTTCTGGCACCTGGGGCGGTTTTCCGAGAGTTACCGTCAGTTGTTTCGCGAGTTGCCCAGCGAGACCTTGAGGCGCGTCAAGCCTATTCGCGGGTGCTGA
- a CDS encoding AAA family ATPase, which produces MFYLPLPSDQADRLASAPTATDFFPTASMLEAAAVLFVQNLPRQPSMPSVEAQERRFAEMVRIANQVEAAAPGQFQAQVGQRFDREAFAMGLGMLGENGIGLLSAEVEYQAEELLDAEGQWSFQFADTYRQRATPLHPVYLPSLASDLLLSDQQNRLLREFLSGVDESVAVQGFAGTGKTFLIHQFARLLDPSRTLLLALTEGQLRALQARVKDAQAYTAMTFGQLADDILNRDLTSNGWRLRDPYRTKLSWRPQEAQVVKWLGIPDIGPLAARDVVALCVKAVRTFCRTGDDQLQLHHLPWAGPGITPLDQEVLLEKARLYWQELIRPSAREIQLPVRDYHRVKLLSLTDDVIDARYTHVIVDEAHELSAPMLAVLDRSPQSVIALGDELQNLNGLSPHHGGFIRQRYIDHSLRAGPAMDAVLNPLIQAHPAAIQAAFSGSAEHYTRVSFFDAVTVPEQPTALIVEDEWGLFGWFQRLTHQGVPFILLHSARKDFELFVEDCIELYRYGTRPRHPMLFRYASWQALEQDKGDDKAFVAVANMLRKGYTPEHFAKAKSRYRWDKAPKLFLGRVRDVKNMEFARVMVSPELMVAPVAGGGRNERARLLAGLYTACSRARHELIVPGGMLEWVKDQTRG; this is translated from the coding sequence ATGTTCTACCTGCCTTTGCCAAGCGACCAGGCCGACCGCCTCGCCAGCGCGCCCACCGCCACCGACTTCTTCCCGACCGCCAGCATGCTGGAGGCTGCCGCGGTGCTGTTCGTGCAGAACCTGCCGCGACAGCCGTCCATGCCATCGGTCGAGGCCCAGGAGCGTCGTTTTGCCGAGATGGTGCGCATTGCCAATCAAGTAGAGGCAGCCGCGCCCGGGCAGTTCCAGGCGCAGGTGGGGCAACGTTTCGATCGTGAGGCGTTCGCCATGGGCCTGGGGATGCTGGGCGAAAATGGCATTGGCCTGTTATCCGCCGAGGTCGAGTATCAGGCGGAAGAACTGTTGGATGCCGAGGGGCAGTGGAGCTTCCAGTTCGCTGATACCTATCGCCAGCGCGCCACCCCGTTGCACCCAGTGTACCTGCCGTCCCTGGCCAGCGACCTGTTGCTCAGCGACCAGCAGAACCGCCTGCTGCGCGAGTTTCTGTCGGGCGTCGACGAGTCGGTGGCAGTGCAGGGCTTCGCAGGCACTGGCAAGACCTTTCTGATTCACCAGTTCGCCCGTCTGCTGGACCCTTCGCGCACCTTGCTGCTGGCGCTGACCGAAGGGCAACTCAGGGCGCTGCAGGCCAGGGTCAAGGATGCCCAGGCCTATACCGCAATGACGTTTGGCCAGCTCGCCGACGACATTCTCAACCGCGACCTGACCAGCAATGGCTGGCGCTTGCGTGACCCGTACCGCACCAAACTGTCCTGGCGCCCGCAGGAGGCGCAAGTGGTGAAATGGTTGGGCATTCCGGACATCGGCCCGCTGGCGGCGCGCGATGTGGTGGCACTGTGCGTCAAGGCCGTGCGTACCTTCTGCCGCACAGGTGACGACCAGCTGCAACTGCACCATCTGCCCTGGGCCGGCCCCGGCATTACGCCGCTGGACCAGGAGGTGCTGCTGGAAAAAGCGCGCCTGTACTGGCAGGAACTGATTCGCCCTTCGGCCCGCGAGATCCAGTTGCCGGTGCGCGATTACCACCGGGTCAAGCTGTTGTCGCTGACAGACGACGTGATCGACGCCCGCTATACCCATGTCATCGTCGATGAGGCCCATGAACTGTCGGCCCCCATGCTGGCCGTGCTCGACCGCAGTCCGCAGTCGGTCATCGCCCTGGGTGACGAGTTGCAGAACCTCAATGGCTTGAGCCCCCACCATGGCGGCTTCATTCGCCAGCGCTACATCGACCACTCGCTTCGCGCCGGGCCTGCGATGGATGCGGTGCTCAATCCGCTGATCCAGGCGCACCCGGCGGCGATCCAGGCGGCATTCAGTGGCAGTGCCGAGCATTACACGCGAGTCAGCTTCTTCGACGCCGTGACGGTACCCGAGCAGCCGACCGCCTTGATCGTCGAAGACGAGTGGGGGCTGTTCGGTTGGTTCCAGCGCCTGACCCACCAGGGGGTACCCTTCATACTGCTGCATAGCGCACGCAAGGACTTCGAGTTGTTCGTCGAGGACTGCATCGAGCTATACCGCTATGGCACCCGGCCCCGTCACCCGATGCTGTTCCGCTATGCCAGCTGGCAGGCGCTGGAGCAGGACAAAGGCGATGACAAGGCGTTCGTCGCGGTGGCCAACATGTTGCGCAAGGGCTACACCCCTGAGCATTTCGCCAAGGCCAAGAGCCGTTACCGCTGGGACAAGGCGCCGAAGCTGTTCCTCGGAAGGGTGCGGGATGTAAAGAACATGGAGTTCGCCAGGGTGATGGTGTCGCCAGAGTTGATGGTGGCACCGGTGGCGGGGGGAGGGCGCAATGAGCGGGCGCGGCTGTTGGCGGGGTTGTATACCGCGTGTTCGCGGGCGCGGCATGAGTTGATCGTGCCGGGGGGGATGCTGGAGTGGGTCAAGGACCAGACGCGGGGTTGA